The DNA window ATAAGAGTACAGAAATGGCTTCCTATTTAGATGAGATTATAAAAGCAGTAATTGTGCTTGCAAATAGGCAGATTGGTGCTCTTATAGTTATAGAGAGAAACAATAAGTTAGATGAATATATACAGGCGGGCACAAAGTTAGATGCAGTTGTATCGAGGGATATTTTGATAAGTATTTTTATCCCCTATTCGCCCTTGCATGACGGGGCAGTTATTGTTTCAAATAATAAAATCTTATATGCAGCCAGCATACTGCCTTTAACAAAAATAGAGAATCTAGATAGAAGATTTGGTACAAGACATAGGGCGGCTATAGGTATAACAGAGGAGACAGATGCTGTATGTATTGTTGTTAGTGAGGAGAGGGGATCAATATCTATATCAAGAGGAGGTAAGATAACAACTGATTTAGATATTGATACTATTAGAGATACCCTAAATCTTCTAATAATAGAAGAAGCTGATAAAGTATGATGAAGTTTAATTTAAAAAGTAATTTAGGCCTAAAGGTTTTAAGTGTAGTTTTTGCAATATTTCTTTGGTTTATTGTATCATCATCGGAATATACGACAATTACAGTCTATGCGCCTGTTGATATTGTTAATGTGCCAGATAACTGTAGTGTTAATCCAGAGGTTAAGTTTATAAATGTTGTTTTAAGGGGAAGTAGCTTATTAATAAATAATGTTAAATCAGGC is part of the Deferribacterota bacterium genome and encodes:
- the cdaA gene encoding diadenylate cyclase CdaA, producing SNMLKLTTTSWLLDSFTSYLFLILIIVFQPEFRRVLAALGEPRIRGNNKSTEMASYLDEIIKAVIVLANRQIGALIVIERNNKLDEYIQAGTKLDAVVSRDILISIFIPYSPLHDGAVIVSNNKILYAASILPLTKIENLDRRFGTRHRAAIGITEETDAVCIVVSEERGSISISRGGKITTDLDIDTIRDTLNLLIIEEADKV